The following are encoded together in the Poseidonibacter lekithochrous genome:
- a CDS encoding response regulator transcription factor — protein sequence MKKSILIVEDEELIVNFINNRLDEDLYNIDIALDGQSALMKIKNNNYDLVTLDIMLPFIDGFSLCNSIREKSKKTLIVMISALDTGDSKAKGYDYGIDDYIAKPFSAKELCLKIKSLLKRREELTSSKIEGKSILILNDESKEITVNSNPVDFTPSEYLILSVFINNKNRAYSRQELAQLIYDNYLGEIDDRGIDSHICNIRRKIAKHEEKNLIKTVRGIGYKIDEN from the coding sequence ATGAAAAAAAGTATATTAATAGTTGAAGATGAAGAATTAATAGTCAATTTTATAAATAATCGTTTAGATGAAGACCTTTATAATATTGACATTGCATTGGATGGGCAAAGTGCTCTTATGAAGATAAAAAATAACAATTATGATTTGGTTACCCTTGATATAATGTTGCCATTTATCGATGGTTTCTCATTATGTAATAGTATTAGAGAAAAATCTAAAAAGACATTAATTGTTATGATTAGTGCATTAGATACTGGGGATTCAAAAGCCAAAGGTTATGATTATGGTATTGATGATTATATTGCAAAACCATTCTCAGCAAAAGAGCTTTGTTTAAAAATAAAATCCTTACTAAAAAGAAGAGAAGAATTAACTTCCTCTAAAATAGAGGGCAAATCTATCCTTATTTTAAATGATGAATCAAAAGAAATAACAGTAAACAGTAATCCAGTTGATTTTACTCCAAGTGAATATTTGATTTTATCAGTTTTTATAAATAATAAAAATAGAGCCTATTCTAGACAAGAACTAGCCCAACTAATTTATGATAATTATTTAGGTGAAATTGATGATAGAGGAATAGATAGCCATATTTGTAATATTAGAAGAAAAATAGCTAAACATGAAGAAAAAAATCTAATAAAAACAGTACGTGGAATAGGATATAAAATCGATGAAAATTAA
- a CDS encoding sensor histidine kinase — MKIKTFVVVLSTIAGLIVSIFTAVMTFVIIGEPICSVMLIKITVTVLSVLPVIAFLSLFAGTYMSKKFKFIEYRLEKIRNQKFNQEEEKHYIREVQEMHDDINFLSNQLEDLIGDLRQKNHNLSNLLISMSHDIKTPITIINGYIEEIEDGLVTPQKMPAALKHMKKEVEFLDELTIDMLEFISSMEQYKTKEKIMLYYFIKNEVFPLLPQNDKVKLLSTIDKDYVVKFNKVDLKKICVNILSNAIKYTKEGYVKVSALDNNILFENNGEEIKDEFKDKIFEPFFTISTSKNRKDSGFGLGLSIVTNLSKNNDYKCTLDSSTKEKTVFSLEAMS, encoded by the coding sequence ATGAAAATTAAAACTTTTGTAGTAGTCCTATCTACTATTGCTGGGCTTATAGTTTCTATATTTACAGCTGTTATGACTTTTGTTATTATTGGTGAACCAATATGTAGTGTGATGTTAATCAAAATTACAGTGACTGTATTATCAGTATTACCCGTAATTGCTTTCCTTAGTTTGTTCGCGGGAACATATATGTCTAAGAAATTTAAATTTATTGAATACAGGTTAGAGAAAATACGAAATCAAAAGTTTAATCAAGAGGAAGAAAAACACTATATTAGAGAAGTGCAAGAAATGCATGATGATATAAACTTCTTATCTAATCAACTAGAAGATTTAATTGGGGATTTAAGACAAAAGAATCACAACTTATCAAACTTACTTATTTCAATGTCCCATGATATAAAAACACCAATTACTATTATAAATGGATATATAGAAGAGATTGAAGATGGACTTGTAACCCCACAAAAAATGCCAGCAGCACTAAAACATATGAAAAAAGAAGTTGAGTTTCTAGATGAACTTACTATTGATATGTTAGAGTTTATCTCTTCGATGGAGCAATACAAAACAAAAGAAAAAATTATGTTGTATTATTTCATCAAAAATGAGGTATTTCCTCTGCTTCCACAAAATGATAAAGTAAAACTTTTAAGTACTATTGACAAAGATTATGTAGTTAAGTTCAACAAAGTTGACTTAAAAAAGATATGTGTAAATATCCTATCAAATGCCATCAAATACACAAAAGAAGGATATGTAAAAGTATCTGCACTAGATAATAATATTTTATTTGAAAACAATGGAGAAGAGATAAAAGACGAATTCAAAGACAAAATATTTGAACCATTTTTTACAATCTCTACAAGTAAAAATAGAAAAGATAGTGGTTTTGGATTAGGGCTTTCAATAGTAACTAATCTTAGTAAAAACAACGACTATAAATGTACTTTAGACAGTAGTACAAAAGAGAAAACAGTCTTTAGTTTAGAAGCTATGAGTTAG
- a CDS encoding AAA family ATPase, which translates to MQSTALKILKSGQNVFLTGSAGTGKTYILNEYTLYLRSRKIIPTVVAPTGIAASHLNGQTIHSYFSLGIRDSVDEYFISNLLEKKYLQTRFKKLKVLIIDEISMVSPNIFTAIDKILQAFKENEEPFGGIQVILSGDFFQLPPISQSNDSKRFAWQSPSWKALDLQTCYLEKKFRQDDNQLIFVLDEIRSGQISQKTYDILNERHQKDLDIEFTPTKLYTHNMDVDRINNDELDRLPTPAVTFNYDSEGAKTNIEKLFKSALVQEELTLKKDAVVMFIKNNPEKYYINGTTGVVIDFSKDEKQLPIVKLSNGYVIKVEFEDWAIENDKGKVQAKISQIPLKLAWAITIHKSQGMTLDAAQIDLSKTFEVGQGYVALSRIKNIEGLKLMGFNEKALSVDPLILSIDPRIKQASKKAADNIESQDEKQLEMINLSYIERLGGLVDQKAINKEREELDKEPKIEEKVANHIKTKNLIESSATLAILAKSAGFSVSTIMKHLSLIKEEIPSFDISKYMPSLSVINQVKQAVNEIEEAKNEEDFSEDGKIKLKPIFVKLNEEVSYDDIKMVLV; encoded by the coding sequence ATGCAATCAACAGCTCTAAAAATACTAAAATCTGGTCAAAATGTTTTTCTAACAGGATCAGCAGGTACTGGTAAAACATATATATTAAATGAATATACTTTATATTTACGATCAAGAAAAATCATTCCTACTGTTGTAGCTCCTACTGGTATTGCTGCTTCACATCTAAATGGTCAGACTATTCACTCTTATTTCTCATTAGGAATTAGAGATAGTGTTGATGAGTATTTTATCTCTAACTTACTAGAAAAAAAGTATTTGCAAACTAGATTTAAAAAGCTAAAAGTTTTAATCATCGATGAGATATCTATGGTAAGCCCTAATATTTTCACTGCAATTGATAAGATTCTTCAAGCTTTCAAAGAAAATGAAGAACCATTTGGAGGAATTCAAGTGATACTTTCAGGGGATTTCTTCCAGTTACCTCCTATCTCACAATCAAATGATTCTAAGAGATTTGCATGGCAAAGTCCATCTTGGAAAGCTCTTGATTTACAAACTTGTTATTTAGAAAAAAAGTTTAGACAAGATGATAATCAACTAATTTTTGTATTAGATGAAATCAGATCAGGACAAATATCGCAAAAAACTTATGATATTTTAAATGAAAGACATCAAAAAGATTTAGATATTGAGTTCACTCCTACGAAGCTTTATACTCATAATATGGATGTAGATAGAATCAACAATGATGAGTTAGATAGGCTTCCAACACCTGCAGTTACTTTTAATTATGATAGTGAAGGTGCTAAAACAAATATTGAAAAACTATTCAAATCTGCACTTGTTCAAGAAGAGCTAACGCTAAAAAAAGATGCAGTAGTTATGTTCATCAAAAACAATCCAGAAAAGTACTATATCAATGGTACTACAGGTGTAGTTATAGACTTCTCAAAAGATGAAAAACAACTTCCAATAGTAAAACTATCAAATGGATATGTCATAAAAGTTGAATTCGAAGACTGGGCTATTGAAAATGATAAAGGAAAAGTCCAAGCCAAAATCTCTCAGATACCTCTGAAACTTGCATGGGCTATTACTATTCATAAATCTCAAGGTATGACACTAGATGCTGCTCAGATTGATTTATCGAAGACTTTTGAAGTAGGGCAAGGATATGTTGCCCTTTCAAGAATCAAAAATATTGAAGGTCTAAAACTAATGGGCTTTAATGAAAAAGCTTTAAGTGTAGATCCTCTAATTCTTAGTATTGACCCACGTATCAAACAAGCTTCAAAAAAAGCAGCTGATAATATAGAATCGCAAGATGAAAAACAATTAGAAATGATTAATCTATCATATATTGAAAGACTAGGTGGATTAGTTGACCAAAAAGCAATAAATAAAGAGAGAGAAGAGCTAGATAAAGAACCAAAGATAGAAGAAAAAGTAGCAAATCATATTAAGACAAAAAATCTTATAGAATCTTCTGCTACCCTTGCCATTTTAGCAAAAAGTGCAGGGTTCTCTGTATCTACAATTATGAAGCATTTATCACTAATCAAAGAAGAAATACCAAGCTTTGATATCTCAAAATATATGCCAAGTCTAAGTGTTATAAATCAAGTAAAACAAGCAGTAAATGAAATAGAAGAAGCTAAAAATGAAGAAGACTTTAGTGAGGATGGAAAGATAAAATTAAAACCTATCTTTGTAAAATTAAATGAAGAAGTATCATACGACGATATAAAAATGGTACTAGTTTAG
- a CDS encoding YjgN family protein, whose amino-acid sequence MKAITFKGNAFEYFKIWIVNILLTIITLGIYYPWAKVRNNKYFYSNSFFDENNFDYHATGKQLFIGYLIGVVLFIAYTIINEFFPIIGLVLFVLLFISIPWLIYRSMKFNMNITSFSNVRFSFDGELKDSYIIYFAYPLLFLLLLASLIFCTTFFDNIIVVVGTIITTLILYIIAFAFFSMKSSTYLLNHSKFGQGKFSTDLKVSKFITILLKTFGITILSFIGCTVICTSIFYLFLDSSNIINSVMAGVNDPTRITAVILSILPFLFFSYFLLILINFTAISYYIVKQREYIFENSKLDEEIQFESKLKFTRLVFIMATNMIAIILTLGLAIPWAKIRYTRYMLSNTYIKADNPKEYISTTQKQSAIGEEIGDVFDVDVAAF is encoded by the coding sequence ATGAAGGCAATAACTTTTAAGGGAAATGCATTTGAGTACTTCAAAATATGGATTGTAAATATACTACTTACAATAATAACTCTAGGGATATATTACCCTTGGGCAAAAGTTAGAAATAATAAATATTTCTATTCAAATAGTTTTTTTGATGAAAATAATTTTGATTACCATGCTACAGGTAAACAGCTATTTATTGGTTATTTAATTGGAGTAGTTTTATTTATAGCATATACTATAATAAACGAATTCTTTCCAATTATAGGATTAGTTTTATTTGTTTTATTATTCATATCAATTCCTTGGCTTATATATAGAAGTATGAAATTTAATATGAATATAACAAGTTTTTCTAATGTAAGATTCTCTTTTGATGGAGAACTTAAAGATTCATATATTATATACTTTGCATATCCACTTTTATTCTTATTATTACTAGCTTCTTTAATTTTTTGTACAACATTTTTTGATAATATAATTGTTGTTGTAGGAACTATAATAACAACTTTAATTTTATATATTATTGCATTTGCATTTTTTTCTATGAAATCATCTACATATTTATTAAATCATTCAAAGTTTGGTCAAGGTAAATTTTCAACTGACTTAAAAGTTTCAAAATTTATAACAATATTGCTAAAAACTTTCGGTATTACAATACTTTCATTTATCGGTTGTACAGTTATTTGTACAAGTATTTTTTATTTATTCTTAGATTCATCTAACATTATAAATAGCGTAATGGCAGGAGTTAATGATCCAACTCGTATAACAGCTGTTATATTATCGATCTTACCTTTTTTGTTTTTTTCATATTTCTTATTGATTCTTATTAACTTTACTGCAATTTCTTATTACATAGTTAAACAAAGAGAATATATCTTTGAAAACTCAAAACTTGATGAAGAAATTCAATTTGAATCAAAACTAAAATTTACAAGATTAGTATTTATTATGGCTACGAATATGATAGCAATCATTCTTACATTAGGTCTTGCAATTCCATGGGCTAAAATTAGATATACAAGATATATGCTAAGTAATACTTACATAAAGGCAGATAATCCTAAAGAGTATATAAGTACTACTCAAAAACAATCAGCTATTGGAGAAGAGATTGGTGATGTATTTGATGTGGATGTTGCAGCATTTTAA
- a CDS encoding M48 family metallopeptidase: MIEGILYKQNSTTNQKVVLILEETNFLIKTNEEVIFEGLISELIISNRLGNTKRVITLKNGDSFSTFENDFIDEYLLKKRNLLYKFEKNILLVLVSIVITALFTFSIFKWGIPIVSEKIAHIIPHEANELISNESIEFLDEHIFTKTKLSKETQKIILTNFNKKILPLIQNEENIKYKIIFRNWKVKDKSIANAFALPNGNIILTDEFIKLSSNQNEIDSVILHEVGHVYFKHGMQRLTQSTFTALITMYITGDLSSFAQIGVGFGSLFISSNYSRNHELQADLYSFEKMIEAKIDPIHFANIMEKLSTEEIKDSNTIEYLSSHPQSQDRVFKAKYYSNCFNQKIECKEIKK; this comes from the coding sequence ATGATTGAAGGAATTTTATATAAACAAAATAGTACAACAAATCAAAAAGTTGTACTTATTTTGGAAGAAACAAACTTTTTAATTAAAACAAATGAAGAGGTTATCTTTGAGGGTTTAATTTCTGAACTTATTATCTCTAATAGACTAGGAAATACAAAAAGAGTTATTACTCTTAAAAATGGAGATTCATTTTCAACTTTTGAAAATGACTTCATAGATGAATACCTATTAAAAAAAAGAAATCTTTTATATAAATTCGAAAAAAACATCCTATTAGTACTTGTATCTATAGTCATTACTGCTTTATTTACATTTTCTATATTTAAATGGGGGATTCCTATTGTAAGCGAGAAAATAGCACATATTATTCCTCATGAGGCAAATGAACTTATATCTAATGAATCAATAGAGTTTTTAGATGAGCATATATTTACAAAAACCAAACTTTCAAAAGAAACACAAAAAATAATACTAACTAACTTTAATAAAAAAATTTTACCTTTAATTCAAAATGAGGAAAATATAAAATACAAAATCATTTTTAGAAACTGGAAAGTTAAAGATAAATCTATAGCAAATGCTTTTGCTCTTCCTAATGGTAATATTATTTTAACTGATGAATTTATAAAGTTAAGTTCAAATCAGAATGAAATAGATTCTGTGATTCTTCATGAAGTGGGACATGTATACTTTAAACATGGAATGCAAAGATTAACACAAAGTACATTTACTGCACTTATTACTATGTATATAACTGGGGATTTAAGTTCTTTTGCACAAATAGGTGTTGGATTTGGCTCTTTATTTATATCAAGTAATTATTCAAGAAATCATGAATTACAGGCGGATCTATACTCTTTTGAAAAAATGATTGAAGCAAAAATTGATCCTATTCATTTTGCTAATATTATGGAAAAGCTAAGTACTGAAGAAATTAAAGATAGTAATACTATTGAATATTTATCTTCTCATCCACAATCACAAGATAGAGTATTCAAAGCTAAATATTATAGTAACTGCTTTAATCAAAAAATAGAGTGTAAAGAAATAAAAAAATAA
- a CDS encoding AAA family ATPase, translating to MILCKLKLENFKKYSYYSMEFNQGLIGIIGKNGSGKSTIFEAILFALYGELKNKGYKEVIRNANATTKDAVVVELDFEFEGIEYRVSREFRGKALSANAKFYKTDELITTGAKEVTASIINLTKMSKDAFLHTLFASQKELTSLSSLKNEDRKKMIRKLLGLEKIDFIEKELVEKSRELKREIAAFAEVLLSDEEVQSKTEHIQEYKNKTQDLETDVELRAKEVDSIKLLELDIKKELESYQKSKEQKQDLYSKCELLKSTINSHIQRQSNLSEEVSKLELKQTELRGLESVKSEYVVLHDKLKEQDKLKEYYIRKQSLVEEQTNLREHYTKSRDTIRRLENETSQHQEFAQKEKEFESQLEELQKQLESLNNKERELLNHIAGEEKLIKDINSKIDNIKNLGAGSDCPTCTRPLLDEYDSVLASLECIVNNTQRDKIEIAKQECKEIQKSKKTYEDKKTIVSKEHFELSKTINLMESKKRDLQKENEHFEKVEAQGLKNKEELFKLESYEYDKKTHEDLLEEQKELKSKYEYVLSLETMLQRLDSIKEELKQTSTNIEKLNNDYNEKELEYKSVNYDEVKHKQKQKESDEVSANKEKKLNQLNELKVQIATIQGQIKTIQQSLDNNSIQLAKVQDKKDDLIDYEKIKISLGDFKTKLNAKVAPRISDIASNMYSLITKGKYQHIEVSNDFDFYIYDEGRKFPIERFSGGEVDLANLVLRIAISKTLTELSGASSIGFLAFDEVFGSQDEARRMEILEAFHTIKEQYRQIFLISHEMEIKEMFESVVEL from the coding sequence ATGATACTGTGTAAACTAAAACTAGAAAACTTCAAAAAGTACTCATATTACTCTATGGAGTTTAATCAAGGTCTTATAGGAATAATAGGGAAAAACGGTAGTGGTAAATCTACAATCTTTGAAGCAATACTATTTGCTTTATATGGTGAGCTTAAAAACAAAGGGTATAAAGAAGTAATACGAAATGCAAATGCAACTACAAAAGATGCAGTAGTAGTAGAACTAGACTTTGAGTTTGAGGGAATAGAGTATAGAGTAAGTAGAGAGTTTAGAGGAAAGGCTCTTAGTGCTAATGCGAAGTTCTATAAAACAGATGAGCTTATAACGACAGGAGCCAAAGAAGTTACAGCTTCTATTATAAATCTTACAAAGATGAGTAAGGATGCATTTTTACATACACTATTTGCTTCTCAAAAAGAACTAACATCTTTAAGTAGTCTAAAAAACGAAGATAGAAAAAAGATGATTAGAAAACTACTAGGTTTAGAGAAGATAGACTTTATAGAAAAAGAACTAGTAGAGAAAAGCCGTGAACTAAAAAGAGAAATAGCAGCTTTTGCAGAAGTACTACTAAGTGATGAAGAAGTACAGAGTAAAACAGAACATATACAAGAATACAAAAATAAAACCCAAGACTTAGAAACAGATGTAGAGTTAAGAGCTAAAGAAGTAGATAGTATAAAGCTATTAGAGCTAGATATCAAAAAAGAGTTAGAATCATATCAAAAGAGCAAAGAGCAAAAACAAGACTTATACTCTAAATGTGAGTTATTAAAAAGTACTATAAACTCTCATATACAAAGACAAAGCAATCTAAGCGAAGAAGTAAGCAAACTAGAATTAAAACAAACGGAACTACGAGGCTTAGAATCTGTAAAGAGTGAGTATGTAGTACTACATGATAAACTAAAAGAACAAGATAAGCTAAAAGAATACTATATAAGAAAACAAAGCTTAGTAGAAGAGCAAACGAACTTACGAGAGCACTATACAAAGTCAAGAGATACTATAAGAAGACTAGAGAATGAAACAAGCCAACATCAAGAGTTTGCCCAAAAAGAAAAAGAGTTTGAATCACAACTAGAAGAACTACAAAAACAACTAGAATCTCTAAATAATAAAGAGAGAGAACTACTAAATCATATAGCAGGGGAAGAGAAACTAATAAAAGATATTAATTCAAAGATTGATAATATCAAAAACTTAGGAGCAGGGTCTGATTGTCCTACTTGTACTAGACCTTTACTTGATGAGTATGATAGTGTATTAGCTTCATTGGAGTGTATAGTAAATAATACTCAAAGAGATAAGATAGAAATAGCAAAACAAGAGTGTAAAGAGATTCAAAAGTCAAAGAAAACTTATGAAGATAAAAAGACAATAGTTTCAAAAGAGCATTTTGAACTATCAAAGACTATTAATCTAATGGAGAGTAAGAAGAGAGACTTACAAAAAGAAAATGAGCACTTTGAAAAAGTAGAAGCTCAAGGTCTTAAGAATAAAGAAGAACTGTTCAAACTAGAATCTTATGAGTATGATAAGAAAACACATGAGGACTTACTAGAAGAGCAAAAAGAGCTAAAGTCTAAGTATGAGTATGTACTAAGCTTAGAAACTATGCTTCAAAGACTAGATAGTATAAAAGAAGAGTTAAAACAAACAAGTACAAATATAGAAAAACTAAACAACGATTATAATGAAAAAGAGCTAGAATATAAAAGTGTGAACTATGATGAGGTAAAACACAAACAAAAGCAAAAAGAAAGCGATGAGGTAAGTGCGAATAAAGAGAAAAAGCTAAATCAGCTAAATGAACTAAAAGTACAAATAGCCACAATCCAAGGTCAAATCAAAACAATCCAACAAAGCTTGGATAATAACAGTATCCAACTAGCCAAAGTACAAGATAAAAAAGATGATTTAATAGACTACGAAAAAATCAAAATAAGCCTAGGGGATTTCAAAACAAAACTAAATGCCAAAGTAGCTCCAAGAATCTCAGATATTGCCTCAAATATGTATAGCCTAATCACAAAAGGAAAATACCAACATATAGAAGTATCAAATGACTTTGATTTTTATATCTATGATGAAGGAAGAAAATTCCCAATTGAGAGATTCTCAGGGGGAGAAGTAGACCTAGCAAACCTAGTTCTACGAATAGCAATATCTAAAACTCTAACAGAACTAAGTGGAGCTAGTAGTATTGGATTCCTAGCTTTTGATGAAGTATTTGGAAGCCAAGATGAAGCAAGACGAATGGAAATCCTAGAAGCCTTCCATACAATCAAAGAACAATATAGACAGATATTTTTGATATCACATGAGATGGAAATAAAAGAGATGTTTGAGAGTGTGGTGGAGTTGTAA
- a CDS encoding metallophosphoesterase family protein, with translation MKILHFSDTHLGYNDLDILDENNVNQREADFYDAFTQVVQQIEEIKPDYIIHTGDLFHRSSPSNRAITFALEQFSRINSFGIPFVIIAGNHSTPRTNLSSPILKIFESYENIYLSYSQEYKKIEFDNIVFHTLPHMNDDTRALEQIEKCESNIDKTKKNIMMLHCSVGAWYLMQEFGEWVYPTDKEYIFQSMDYVALGHWHGFGSVGKHENVYYSGSTERTSLNDKRNSKGFILANIDESLDIEYKEINIRPIILKQIDCENYVEEIKSLDVSDTKDAIVEVKLINLTALQSIDIQNKEIKELFEDAMSVSIKREFKKNTNDVSVDDIEALSLEDYFLEHIKEDVKDDKENDRLKLKVQELFSKYEEANNDTV, from the coding sequence TTGAAAATACTACATTTTTCTGATACTCATTTAGGGTACAACGACTTAGATATTCTAGATGAGAACAATGTAAACCAAAGAGAAGCAGACTTCTATGATGCTTTTACTCAAGTAGTACAACAAATCGAAGAAATCAAACCAGATTATATTATACATACAGGAGATCTATTCCATAGGTCAAGTCCTAGTAATAGAGCTATTACTTTCGCACTAGAGCAGTTTTCCCGAATCAACTCTTTTGGAATTCCTTTTGTGATAATCGCAGGAAACCACTCAACACCTAGAACAAACCTAAGTTCCCCAATTCTAAAAATATTCGAAAGTTATGAAAACATTTATTTATCTTACTCACAAGAGTATAAGAAAATAGAGTTTGATAATATAGTATTTCATACACTTCCTCATATGAACGATGATACAAGAGCCTTAGAGCAAATAGAAAAGTGTGAATCAAATATAGATAAAACAAAAAAGAATATCATGATGTTACATTGTAGTGTAGGGGCATGGTATTTAATGCAAGAGTTTGGAGAGTGGGTATATCCAACTGACAAAGAGTATATATTCCAATCAATGGACTATGTAGCACTTGGACATTGGCATGGGTTTGGCTCTGTTGGAAAACATGAAAATGTATATTATAGCGGTAGTACAGAGAGAACTAGTCTAAATGACAAAAGAAACTCAAAAGGTTTTATACTTGCAAATATAGATGAAAGTCTAGATATAGAGTATAAAGAGATAAACATAAGACCTATAATATTAAAACAAATAGATTGTGAGAATTACGTAGAAGAGATAAAGAGCTTAGATGTATCAGATACAAAAGATGCAATAGTAGAAGTAAAACTAATCAACCTAACAGCTTTACAATCAATAGATATACAAAACAAAGAGATAAAAGAGCTTTTTGAAGATGCTATGAGTGTTAGTATCAAAAGAGAATTCAAAAAAAATACCAATGATGTAAGTGTAGATGATATAGAAGCACTTAGTTTGGAAGACTACTTTTTAGAGCATATAAAAGAAGATGTAAAAGATGATAAAGAAAACGATAGATTAAAACTAAAAGTCCAAGAGTTATTCTCTAAGTACGAAGAGGCCAATAATGATACTGTGTAA
- a CDS encoding HD domain-containing phosphohydrolase — protein sequence MFNIKLLKKEAENLTVLYVEDDININKSVATYLRKLFKTVTAKFNGLEALESYKIGTYDLVITDINMPIMDGLTMSKKIKELNSEQNILITSAYSDSSKFIASIKIGIDGYIIKPINYDEFNTILIKTTTKINKFKDNELYSTELENLIEMKTSENSKLELDKINNYEKTLFSLVEMIETRDPYTGQHSHRVAKYSKMIAEQMAYSQVECEEIYKAGILHDIGKISIPDTILLNPNKLTNSEYHLIKNHVQIGYEFISKIPLFKNIAEIMYSHHERLDGSGYPNNLKEDEISIKSNIIAVADTFDAISTNRIYQKSRSVQEALQEIKSLSGIHFREQIVDAAQIILKDIEIKFNTSQLPQSKFEEQRFSYFYKDNLTQLYNDSYLDLILKDKTSKIEYTKIYLISLNNFGAYNREYSWYKGNELLVKIANFFIQTFKDSLIFRIYGDDFILLNKNNFIPKDKIHELNNILKSHYSKLTYTLRIMDIKEKNINSAFEIEKLIFN from the coding sequence TTGTTCAATATTAAACTTTTAAAAAAAGAAGCAGAAAACTTAACTGTTTTATATGTAGAAGATGATATTAACATTAATAAATCAGTAGCTACATATTTAAGAAAACTATTTAAAACGGTTACTGCTAAATTTAATGGACTTGAAGCTTTAGAATCTTATAAAATAGGTACATATGATTTAGTAATTACTGATATAAATATGCCTATTATGGACGGTTTAACAATGTCCAAAAAAATAAAAGAGTTAAATAGCGAACAAAATATATTAATAACTTCTGCATACTCAGATTCATCAAAATTTATTGCCTCTATAAAAATAGGTATAGATGGATATATTATTAAACCAATAAACTATGATGAATTCAATACAATACTAATAAAGACTACTACAAAAATAAATAAATTTAAAGATAATGAATTATATTCTACAGAATTAGAAAATTTAATAGAAATGAAAACAAGTGAAAACTCTAAATTAGAATTAGACAAAATCAATAATTATGAGAAAACCCTCTTTTCATTAGTTGAAATGATAGAAACAAGAGATCCATATACAGGACAACATAGTCATAGAGTAGCAAAATACTCAAAGATGATTGCAGAACAAATGGCTTATTCACAAGTAGAGTGTGAAGAAATATATAAGGCAGGTATCTTACATGATATAGGTAAGATTTCTATCCCTGACACAATTCTTTTAAATCCTAATAAACTTACAAATTCTGAATATCATCTAATTAAAAATCATGTTCAAATTGGTTATGAATTTATAAGCAAAATTCCTTTGTTTAAAAATATTGCAGAAATCATGTATTCTCATCATGAAAGACTTGATGGTTCTGGCTATCCAAATAATTTAAAAGAAGATGAAATCTCTATTAAAAGTAATATAATTGCAGTAGCTGATACTTTTGATGCTATTTCAACTAATCGAATTTATCAAAAGAGTCGTTCTGTCCAAGAGGCACTTCAAGAAATTAAATCATTATCAGGAATACATTTTAGAGAACAAATTGTTGATGCAGCGCAGATAATATTAAAAGATATCGAAATTAAATTTAATACTTCTCAACTTCCACAAAGTAAGTTTGAAGAGCAACGTTTTTCTTATTTTTATAAAGATAATTTAACACAGTTATATAATGATTCATATTTAGATTTGATATTAAAAGATAAAACATCTAAAATAGAATATACAAAAATCTATCTAATCTCACTAAATAACTTTGGGGCTTACAATAGAGAATATAGTTGGTATAAAGGTAATGAATTACTTGTTAAAATTGCAAATTTCTTTATTCAAACATTTAAAGATTCATTGATTTTTAGAATATATGGTGATGACTTTATACTTCTAAATAAAAATAATTTTATTCCAAAAGATAAAATACATGAATTAAATAATATTCTTAAATCTCATTATTCAAAGCTTACTTATACTTTGAGAATTATGGATATTAAAGAAAAAAATATAAACTCTGCTTTTGAAATTGAGAAGCTAATTTTTAATTAA